CGGTCAACGACTGGGCGGCGCGCAGCGGGGTGCCGTCGACCATGCACAGGGCCCAACGGCCGCGCCCGGTGGCTTCCAGCGGCGTCTCCCCCAGTTCCCGGAGCCGGCTGTTGATCACCTTGAGCAGCGGGTCGGTCATCACCGAGACGGGGGCGTTGGCGTCCAGCAACACACCGATCTGGACACCCTCGCCGGCCATGATCCCGACGACGACGGCCCGGGGCGACGAGATGCCCTCTACGTCAGTCTGTGGCGCATCAGCTACTGCGGTCATCGTCCTGCACCCCCTGCCATGCCGGCCTGTGTCGGCACGATTGCCGGGGCTCCTGTCACGCCGCCGCCCCTAAGGAGCTTCGGCTGGACTGACTCCAATTTCATTTGCCTCGCCTCGCGCGTATGAGTTGTGGTTGACGTGTTGGTTTTTAGTTTTGCAACCCGTTGCTGAAAGCAGTATGCCGTGTCGGCATCCACCTCGCATTTTATGTTCAAAGTTGTTGTTGTACTGCGATTTTCGTAACGGCGCTGTTAAACCCTGCTGTGCGATTTCCATTCGCCGTACGGCAGGGTGTCCAAAACGGTCTTCACTCCCACCTGGACCAGTTGCGGCGTGGCCGGGCAGATAGCTAGCCACGCTTCACCCGATCCGGCCGTGCGCGCCTGCTGATACAACGCGATACGTCCGCCGGATCCGTCTTTCAGGGAGAGCACCGACGCGCTCGGCCCCTTGGCGTCGTCGCGGTACTGGCGCGCGTAGACGGCGACCTCGGCCGCGGGGTCGGACAAGGCCTGCCCCAGCGCGGCCACGGTGGAGGCACTGATGCCCATGCGGCGCAGGTCGCCGCCGGAGAAGACGTTGAATCCGGATTCCTGCCAGGACTTGGTGGCCTCGAGCATTTCCTCCAGCGGCACGTTGACCGCGTTGATCGCCGCCGGGTCGGCGTGGTGGATCGATTCGAGGCCGTCGAGCACCAGCGACGCGATCGAGGCGCTGTCGGAGACGACGACGTCGTCGACGGTGATGTCGTTGCCAACCCGGACCGCCGAGACCCAGTGCTGTGCCCGCCGGGCCAGCACCACCCGGAATTCGTTGTCGGGGATGTCGCGCGACCCGGGCGGCTGGTTCTCGTCTTCGACGATGCCGTACAGCAATTTGCCGCGGGACAACAGCGCGATCACCTCGAGGTCGGGCGCGGCGAGCACCTTCATGCGGGCGGCGACGTGTTCGTTGACCTCGTCGCCCACGACGATGCCCTGCTCACGCATCACGGCCATGCCCGGGTGCTCGTTGAGCCAGTCGTTGTTGTCGGTGGACACGTAGGGCCGGCACCGCAGCTCGGGCGCAACGTGCCGGATATCCAGCAGCGCCTGAAGCATCCAGAAGCCATCGACGTTGACGGTGATGTCAGTGCGGGTGCTCTGTTGATCCATCCCTACTCAGTGCCCCTTCTCGTTCCTCGGTGGTCTTATTGTGCGACCTCCGTTGTATTACCGGTGGTACTTCCAGTTGACTGCAGGACACGGCAGCACACCGTCTTGCTTGGTGTGCTGCCGCGCCCGCAGGTTTCGGTTATCTAGGCCCAGCTGGAGCCGACGGCGCTGTCGGTCTGCGCCATGTTGCTGCCGGCGGACTGAACCTTCTGGCCGTGAGCGTTGGCCTGCTCGTAGATCACCTGGAAGTTGCGACCCAACTGGGTGATGAACTCCTGGCAAGCCACCGAACCGGCGCCGCCCCAGAAGTCACCGGCAGCCAGCACATCGCGAACGATGGCCTGGTGCTCGGCCTCCAGGTTGGCGGCCTGCGCGCGGATGAGCGCACCGTGGGCGTCGACATCCCCGAACTGGTAATTGATGGTCATTCTGATGTTCTCCTAACGTTTGAAAGATTACGCAGCTAGGGCGTGAGTGGCTAGCTGCTGAGGATCTGCTGGGAGGCCTGCTCTTGCTGCTCGTAGTTGTTGGCGTCCCGGATCAGTCCGTCGCGAACGCCGTGCAGCATGTTGACGATGTTGCGGAAGGCCTGGTTCATCTGGGTCATGGTGTCCATCGAGGTGGCCTCGGCCAGACCACTCCAGCCGGCGCCGGAAATGTTCTGCGAGGACGCCATCATCCGGCGCGCCTCGTCCTCGACGGTCTGAGCGTGAGTCTCGAAACGGCCTGCCATCGCCCGCATCGAGTGCGGGTCGGTCATGAAGCGTGTAGCCACTTGCTGTCTCCTTGATTAATTCAGTGGTTTGTTGAATGTGTAACAACGCGATGGCCGATCAGCGCCACACGGATGTAACCGCCGACCGGGAAAACTACGGAGAACCCCCTTTTCCGTCAGCCGGCGGCCACCGGGCTGCGTCACGGCCGGAAAGGTGTCGAACCCGAACCCCGTTGTTCGCGTTGACGGCGTATGCAGGTGATCCGCAGTGAGGGCCTCCGACCAAGCCACTCGACTCCGGAATCACCGCCCAGCGAAACGACGCTGTCGGACCTGAGTCCGAAGCTGACCCGTTTCGCAACATCTGCCAGATCGGTCAGCCGGCTGCGGCTGCGTTGGCGGCTTCGGTAGCCGCGTACGAACCCGAACTGGTGGTCAGGGTGTTCACGAACATCTCGTGAATCGCAGCCGCCTGCGCACTGACGGCCTGGTACATCTGCGCGTGCGCCGCGAACTGCGCCGCGGTCAGCGCCGACACCTCGTCGGCGGCAGCGGGAACCACTCCGGTGGTGGGCGCCGCGGCGGCGGCGTTCTGGGCACTCATGGTGGTGCCGATGCCCTGCAAATTCCCGGCCGCAGCGGCCAGCGCCTCTGGCTGTGTGGACACGAACGACATGCTGTTTCCTCCCTCAAATCATCCCAGCACGCTCTCTCGCAAGAGAGTAGAGGACTGCGCGGCGCGAGGTCGCCCCCAACGCTGCATAGTCGGGATTTGTTCACTCGACGGCAATATGAAAACGTCCGTTGTAACGACACAGTAACAGCGCCCGACCAACTTCGGCATCGATCAACCGAGGCACGTTGCGCAATGCCCCGGACGGCGTCCCCGCAGCCTGCCAGATGGTGGGGTTGACGTGCACTTTTGCCTCTTGGAATCGAGCCGCCGGAAAAGAATCTCGCAGTTGGAAAGTCGCCTTTTTAGGACGAACCCAATTTCTCCTTGTGACGCGGGCAATACGCATCGATGGCGGCGCCGACGAAGTATCCGGAGTGATACGCGGGCATGCTGCTGCTGTTGAGCACATCGGTGGCCACGTCGTTGGGCGACATTCCGTTGTCGAGTTTCACGCACACGAAGTGGCCCGCTTCGATGGCGTGTGCGTTCGAGATGTGGTCGGTGATGCCTTCCGAGCGCAGCTGTGCCAGAAATCTGTCGTCGACGGAGTCAGCGTGCGCGACGGGGACCGTGTGAGCGCCGAGCAATGCCAGGAACATCACGACGACCCTAAGCGGGCGCAAAGACATTTCGGAGACTCCAGAGATAGACGACATGCTGACGACAGCCCAGCGGACCGCGTCCGTGTGAGTGAGCTGTCAACCACCGATTTTCTCCGGTAGTGAGCCGCAGTTCCAGCGGGACGGGCAGCTGCTGTACATGTGCTGTTTACCCACCGTCCACTTCGCGGCAGGTTGGCACCCTCGAATCCCTCAGATTCCATTCACCCTTGCGATTCCTGGATGTCATGGCTCGTTAATTCTCCGTGCACCACAGTTGAAATATGGTTCAACCGGGCTGACCGGCACCGAACTGCAGTGACGATATGGGCGGCCAGTCGACTGAATTCGAGGAACTGAATTGAACCTGAGAAGCTTTGGCGCCTGGGTGGCTGTGGCGTTGTCACCGCTGGTGATCTGCGGGTGCGGGAGTGACCACAAGGCGAGCGCGCCCAGCGCATCGAGTAATGCACCCGCGGTCGGCGTCGACTGCGGCGGGCGCAAGGCACTCAAAGCCAGCGGTTCCACGGCCCAGGTCAATGCGATGACTCGGTTCGTGAAGGCCTACGAACAGGCCTGCAGCGACAAGACGCTGGACTACACGGCCAACGGATCGGGCGCCGGCATCCGCGAGTTCATCGGCGGCCAAACCGATTTCGCCGGATCCGACTCGCCGCTGACCCCGGACGAATACAACTCCGCACGGCCACGCTGCGGCTCCGACGCGTGGAACCTGCCGGTGGTGTTCGGGCCGGTGGCCATCACCTACAACGTCAGCGGCCTCACCTCGTTGTCGCTGGACGGCCCGACGGCGGCCAAAATCTTCAACGGAACCATCAGCCAGTGGAACGATCCTGCTATCGCGGCGCTGAACCCGGGCGTGACGCTGCCCGCGCAGCGAATTCACGTGGTGTTCCGTAGCGACGAGTCGGGCACGTCGGACAACTTCCAGCGCTACCTCGACACGGCCTCGGACGGCGCCTGGGGCAAGGGCGCCGGCAAGACGTTCCTGGGTGGTGTCGGCGAGGGCGCCATGGGCAACGACGGCACCTCGGCCGCCGTCAAACGCACCGAAGGGGCGATCAGCTACAACGAATGGTCGTTCGCTCAGGCGTACCAGCTCGGCATGGCCAAGATCGTCACATCGGCCGGCCCGAACCCGGTGGCAATCAGCGCGGACTCGGTGGCCAAGACCATCGCCGCGGCCGGGATCGTCAACAAGAACAACGACCTGGTCCTGGACACGATCTCGTTCTACCGGCCCAGCCAGCCCGACTCCTACCCCATCGTGCTGGCGACCTACGAGGTGGTGTGCTCGAAGTATCCCGACCATGAGGTCGCCGCGGCGGTAAAAGCCTTCCTGCAGAGCACAATCGGCGTGGGCCAGAACGGTTTGGCCGACCACGGGTACGTTCCCATTCCGGACGCGTTCAAGCAGCGGCTGTCCACCGCGGTGAACGCCATCTCGTAATCCCGGACGGTAGAAGTGGTTTCGCCGCATCTGGTCGGGTAGAAGGGTCTCATGGAGGATCCGCCCGAGCGCTCGTTCGATCCGGCGGTGCTGCGCGCAGCCATGACGCGACGGTTGCATCGCCGGTCGGTCGCCGCCGGCCAGATCAGCGTGCCGGCAGTTCCAGCGTTGATCGACGAGTACGTGCAGATGTGCAACAACATCTTCGCGAGCGTGGGCGCGCAGCAGACGGAAGAAGAAGCCGCACAACTGCGGACCATGCTGCAGACCGAGCTGGACCGCGCCTTCAGCGCTTCGCAGCGGTCCAACATCGTCATCTCGTACCACGCCCCGTTCGGGATCGGTATGAACTATCGGGTGACGGCCGAATGGCTTACGGTCGCAGGCGATTACGACACCTGGGTCGGCTCACGCGAAGGTCCGCTGTTCGGGGCTGAAGCCGACGCGCGGGTATCGGAGCTGGCTCGGCGGGCAACCGATCCGGCGGCCTTCCCGGTGCTCGATGTGGGGGCGGGCACCGGCCGCAACTCGCTCGCCCTGGCCCGGCGCGGTCACCCGGTGGATGCGGTGGAGATGACCCCGAAGTTCGCCGAGATCATTCGCGCCGAAGCCGAGCGGGCTGCGCTGAACGTACACGTCATCGAGAGCGACGCTTTCGACACCATGGATGGCGTCCGCACCGACTATCAGCTGATCGTGGTCTCCGAGGTGGTGCCCGAGTTCCGGACCACCGATGAGCTTCGGGGCGTTCTCGAGCTGGCTGCCGATTGCCTGGCCCCCGGCGGGCATCTGGTGTTCAACGCGTTTCTGCCGCGCCCGGGTTACGTTCCCGACGACGCCGCTGTGCAGCTCGGACAGCAATGCAACACCATGATTTTCACTCGCGACGAGATGGCGAGCGCGGTTACCGGGCTGCCGCTGCAGCTGGTGTCCGACGACTCTGCCGCCGAGTACGAGAAAAACCATCTGCCCGCAGGCGCTTGGCCGCCCACCGGTTGGTTCGCGGGTTGGGCGAACGGCCTCGACCTCTTCGACGTCGCGCCGCAGGAGTCACCGATCGAGTTGCGTTGGCTCGTCTACCGCAAAGGCGGTTAGTTTTTGGCCTCTGGCGGGTCGAACTGCGGGCAATAAACCTCGATGGCGGCCCCCACGAAGTAGCCGGAGTGATAGGCCGGCATGGAGCTGCTGTTCAACACGTCGGCGGCCACCTCGGTCGGCGTCATCCCCTGCTCCAGTTTCGTGCAGACCATGTGGCCCGCCTCCACGGCGTGGCTGGGCGATATGTGATCGCTGATGCCCTCGTTCTGCAGCAACGTGAGGAACTTGTTGTCCAGTGAGTCGGCATGAGCGGTGGCAGCCGTGCTCAATGAACCGAGCAGGACGGCAGCCACGACGAGCATGCGGGCGGTCAATGTTGGCTCCTGGTTTGGCGGTCGCGTGCAGTGTTGATGTCGGGGACGCTCAGCCGGCCGACATGGGACGGGGCATGACCGTCGGTTTGAATCCGTACCGGGGACCGGCGCCGACGCCGCGTCCATTCCCGGCCCCGAAGACGGGCATGCCGCTGAGCACATTGCCGTTGCCGCCCGCGGACGCGCCCGTGACGATGGGTTCGCTGACCATCTGCACAGCCGGACGCACCGTCGGCGCCGCCGACGCCCCCGGCCACGAGGCCGGCACCGCCAGGTGACCGATGTGGGCGCCGTTGCCCAGGCCGGCCGCCAGGTGGCGTCGGGACGGCCGCCGCGGCCGGTGCCGCGCTGGTCAGCAGGCCTGCCGACTTGGCGATCTGCACACCGGAGTTGCCCATACCGACGCTGAAGTACGGCAGACCTTCGGTGTTGTAGAAGAAGCTGGCGTAGGGCTGGAGGCCGTTGAGGAAGTTGCCCAAGCTCGTCGGCAGAGTTGTCTGCCCGGTCAGCAGGAACCAGAGCTCGGTGAGGATCGGGTTGCTGGTTCCGATCGAGTTCACCAGCGAAGTCGTGCTGGCCGGGGTTCCGAGCGCTCCGAGCTGGGCGGTGACCTGGTTGAAGAAGCTTTGCAGACTCTCCTGGATCGACGCTGCCGGCGCAGCCTGAGCCGCGGCGACAGCCGTGGCCTGGCTGGCGGCCCCGCCCGGGTTCACGATCGTCGGGGCCTCGGTGAACGTCGTGAGCTTGCTCGCGGCCTGCGACGCCGTGGCGTAGTTGAGCATGGTCGCGGAGTTCTGCGCCCACATGTCCGCGTATTGGGCTTCGAGCTGAGCGATCACCCCGTTGTTCAGACCCAGCAGGTTGGTCTGCACAGCCTGGGCCAACGCGGCCCGATTGGCCGCGACGAGCGGCGGCGGCACGATCGAGGCGAATGCCGTCTCGAAGGCGGCCGCGACCGCCTGGGATTGGGCGGCGGCGCTCTCAGCTGAGGACGCGGTGGTGGTCAGCCAGGACACGTAGGGCAGCGCGGCCTGCACCATCGTCGACGAGGCCGGCCCCAGCCATTCTTCGCCGGCCAGCTGGTCGAGCACTGCCTCGTAACCCTGCGCGGTCGAGGTGAGCTCGGTGGCCAGCGCGTTCCACGCCGAGGCCGCTGCCACGAACGACGACGCACCCGGGCCGGAATACATCAGCGCCGAGGTGACCTCCGGCGGTAGCAAGCTGAAATCCGTTGCCATGTCTTGACTCCTAACCGGCCGCGGCCGCGTTGGCCGCCTCGGTCGCCGCGTAGGACCCCGAGCTGACGCCCAGGGTGTTGACGAACAATTCGTGTATTGCCTGAGCTTGGGCGCTGACGGCCTGATACATCTGGGCATGCGCGGCGAACTGCGCCGCGGTCAGTGCCGACACCTCGTCGGCGGCGGCCGGAACGACTCCTGTGGTGGGCGCGGCGGCCGCGGCGTTCTGTGAACTCATCGCGGCGCCGATCCCCTGCAGGGTACCGGCGGCGGCCGACAGCGCTTCCGGTTGCGTCGTCACATAGGACATCCGATTTCTCCTCAACTAGTTTCTGGCACTCGGGTTTCGGGTCGCGAGACTTAACCTGCGGACGGTGGCCGGGTGACCACGCTGTAGCGGAATCCGTAGCGTACGCCCATGTTTCCGGCTCGCTGGGCGTTGCGCGAGCCAAGCGGGATGCCGGCGCCGGAGTTCACCGCGCCGGCGGGGCCGGCCTCGGCCGGTGTGGCCGTGAAGTTGGCGCTGACCACCTTCGCGCCGGACCCTGCGGCGGTACCCGCATTGTTGGTCCAACTCACCGGCACCGACAGGCCACCGATCTTGCCCGAGGACGCGACGCTCGCCGACAGTCCGGCGCCCGGGTGGAAGTGCCAGCCGCCGGCGCCCAGGGCTGCGAACTGGGGTGTCGGATACCAGGCACCACTGGCACCGGCTGTGGTTCCCAGACCGTTGTACAACTGCTGCTCGATCTGCGTTCCGAACGCCGCCAGGCCCACCCCGAAATAGGCCTGCAGCGCTCTGACCACCGCGGTGTAGTTGGCGGGGGTCAGACCGGTGTAGTTGTTCAACGGCGTCGGAAGGCCATAAGTCAGGAAGTTCTGAATGGTGTTCCAGACGAAGTTCGGTTCGATGGCCGCAGCCGGTGACGCGGCGAGTTGCTGCAGCGCCTGCGGTACCGCGGCGGAGGACACCAGCTGCGTTGCGGTGGTCTGCACCGCGTCGGCGGCGGGCGTAGCGGTGGCCTGACTGACCGCAGCGGCTTGGCCGGGCACCGCGTCCGGCGTCGTCGTGTTGGGCGGTTCGACAAAACTCGCCAACTCGGTTGCGCTCGCCGACGACGCCGCGTACTCGTACATCGCGGCCGCATCCTGCGCCCACATCTCGATGTACTGCGCTTCGGTCGCGGCGATCGCCGGGGTGTTCTGCCCGAAGAAGTTGGTCGCGACCAGCGTCATCAGCAACACCCGGTTGGCCGCGATCACCGGCGGCGGCACCGTCATGGTGAACGCCGTGTCGTATGCGGCCGCGGCCGCGCGGGCCTGGTTTCCGGTCTCCTCGGCCTGCACCGCTGCCGCGCTGAGCCAGCCGACATACGGCACGACCGCCGAGATCATTGCCTGCGAAGCCGGCCCCAGCCACGGCGAGCTGGTCAGCTCCGTGATCACCGAGTTGTATCCGGAAGCGGCCGAGCTCAATTCGGCCGCGACCCCGTCCCAGGCCGAAGCCGCCGCGATCATCGGAGCAGACCCGGGACCGCTGTACATCCGTCCCGAATTTATCTCGGGCGGCAACGCGCCGAAGTCAAACACCAACCCCTCCTCAACCGCCACGCGTGTCGGTCTTGGCTGTTCTTATCTCGCGCTCGTATGCAGCCACGTTGCTGCGGGAAATCGTGGAGTGTTGCGCCGCCCCTGCCGCGTAGCAGATCGTCCGTCGCGCGTATTGGACGATCGTCGTCGGCCATTTATCACGGTTTCGTCCGTTGCTAACACGTCCGGCCTCGCACTCATACGAGACTCTAATCGGCGCACGGGGCTCTCGACGCCGACGATGCCAACTATTCATTCCCCGCAAACTTCTGTTAAGACGCCGTTAAATTCGATGTTCGGCGCGGGCGAATTCACCTGCAAAAACGCGGCCGCCCGGTCCGCGAGGTGGCGCAGGGTCGCTCTCGGTCGCCAACGGTGGCGAGGGCATAACCGGGACGAACCTTCGTGCGTGTCCCTGCGACCACCTCGACGCGGTTCGGATCTACCCGGCGAACCGTAGACTGACCGCGCCGGGACGCCGACTCCGGCGGCGATCGCGGACACCGACCCGAACGGGCAGTCGCAAAAGAAAGATTCCCACCGAATGACTAATCCGGGCTACGGCCAAACCAGCGGATTCTATTTGCCCCGGCTGGAGTATTCGGCGTTGCCGTTCACCGAGGACCGAGGCGTCGGATGGAAGACACTACGGGACGCCGGCCCAGTTGTTTTCATGAACGGTTACTACTATCTGACCCGGCGTGAGGATGTGCTTGCCGCACTGCGCAATCCGAAAGTCTTCTCGTCGACGGTATTGCAGCCCCCCGGTAACCCGATGCCGGTGCTCCCACTCGCCTTCGACCCACCGCAGCACACTCGATACCGGAAAATTCTGCAGCCGTATTTCAGCCCGTACGGGCTGAGCAAGTCCCGGCCGGTGCTGGTACGGCACGCGGTCGAGATGATCGACGAGATCGCCGCCCGGGGTGGCTGCGAAGTGATGGCCGAGTTCGCCCGGCTGTACCCCTTCCAAGTGTTTCTCGACCTGTACGGACTGCCGCTGCAGGATCGTGACCGCTTGATCGGCTGGAAAGACGTGATCATCGGCGACAAGCCCAACCTGACCCCGGCCGAACTCGCCGAGGGCCAGGTCGCGCTGTTCGAATACCTCCAGCAAGCGGTGCTGCAGCGCCGGCAGCACCCGGGTTCGGACCTGATGTCACGGGTGATGACCGGCCCCGACGCATTCTCCGACCTCGAGGTGCTCGGCATGACTCACCTGCTGATCCTGGCCGGCCTGGATACCGTGACGGCGATCATCGGCTTCTGCCTGTTCGAACTGGCCCGCCGCCCCGCGCTCCGAGCCCAGCTACGTGACGACCCCAGACAGATCAGGGTGTTCATCGAAGAAATCATCAGATTGGAACCGCCGGCGCCGGTGGCGCCCCGGATCGTCACCGAGTTCGTGAACGTGGGCGGCATGACCCTGCCGCCGGGATCTCAGGTGCGGTTGTGCATGGCCGCGGTCAACCGCGACGGCGCTGACGCGTGGTCGACCGACGAGCTGGTGATGGACGGAAAAGTGCACCGGCACTGGGGATTCGGTGGTGGACCGCACCGCTGCCTGGGGTCGCACCTGGCGCGGATGGAACTGACCGTGGTCATCGCCGAATGGCTGCACCGGATTCCCGACTTCGACCTGCCCTCGGGCTACACGCCCGAAATCAATTTCCCGTCGAAGTCTTTCGCGCTCAAGGCGTTGCCGCTGCGCTGGGCTTGATCGAGGAGCAAACCCGGCGCAGTCCGGCACCCGCCTACTTGCGCACCTCGGTGGCGGCGACCTGTACGAACACGCCGGTGTCCTCGGCCATCAGCAGACCACGGCCGCGGGGCAGCGGACCGCCCTTCATCTTGCCGCGGATGAAGCCCTCGTCGGGGTCCGCGTCCATCACCAGCAGCGGCGCATTCGCCTGGTGCAGGGCCCGCAGCATCGGGTCGCTGCCCGCCGACGACCAACCCCCGAAGCTTCGGGTGACGATCACGTGCAGACCGACGTCGGCGGCCCGGTTCACAAACGGAACCGCCTTGTGCAACGGCGAGTCGAAGCCCGGCGGCAACTGCTGGATGTCGTCGACGATCAGGAAGATCTCCGGACCGCTCCACCACGACCTGGACAGCAGCTCCTCCGCGGACAACCCCGGCGGTGGCTCGCGGCCCGCGAGCGTCGCCGCCAACTCCCCCATCATCGCCACGACGCCGTCGAGGTTGTAGGCGAACTTCTCCACGTAATCCGAGCCCAGCGTGGTCAGCAGCTGGCGACGCGGGTCGACCAGCCACACCTGCGCGGACCGCCGTCCGGCCGGCGGCGGTGGCGCACTGCTGGCACCGGGCGCGTACAGCCGCCCGATCTCGGACATGATGGTGGCCAGCGTCGTGGTACGCCCACACTCGCGGCGGCCGGTGATCATCAGGTGCGAGTTCTCGGCGAAGTTGAGGTAGACCGGCTGCAGGTCCAATTCCGAGATGGCCCAAGCGATTCCGCCCGCGCCGACGCCCTGACGGGTGTCCCGCGCGGCCAGTTCGCGCACCTGCTCCACACCGAACCGCGCCGGCAGCCTGCGCACCGGCGGGGCGGCCGCAGTGGTGAGCCGGCTGACCGCCGCGACAACGCTGTCACTCTCGAAGACGTTGTTCGCGGTGTTGGCCAGCGCGGGCCGCGCCACCAGGGTGTGCAGGCCCGCCTGTGGGTCGCTGTCCAACCGCACGTAGTTGACCGCCACCATGCCGCGGCCCGGTTTGACCGGGACGTCCTTGGCGAAGCGGGACCGCACCAGCTTGGCGTCCTCCACCGCGGCCAGCCGCAGCTCGACGCGGGAACCGAAACCGCTGCGCACCGGTGGCCGGAGCTCCGATTCGCGGTCGGCGGTGACCACCACGTGCACACCGAAGGACGGACCCTGGTTGATGATCATGTTGACCTGGTCGATCAACACCTCGTTCTCTTCGGCCAGGGCGCGGTAGTTGTCGATGACCAGGTAGACGTCGCCGAACCCGTCGTTGGGGACCGGGCCCGCCTCGCCGCCGAACTTGCGGCGCCGGAACATCTCCATCGAGGCGATGCCGTACTCGAGGAAGCTGCGCTTGCGCTCGCGCACCAGCGCCAGCAGCTCGGCCACCGTGCGGCGCACGCCGTACGGATCGGTGGGACCGGCCACCTCACCCACGTGCGGCAACTGCGCGATCGTGGTCAGGGCGGTGCTGCTGTAGGCCAGGCAGTAGAACTGCACCTGCTCGGGTGTGTGGGTCAACGCCGCCGAACAGATCAGCGTCTGCAACGCCGTCGTCTTGCCGGAACCGCCGGCACCCAGGATCAGCACGTTGGAGCCGGGGCCGGAGGTGTCGACCGTCCACGGCGGCTGGTCGTGCTTGAACGGACGGTCGATGATCCCGATCGGGAACACCAGGTTGCGGGCCGAACCGTAGTCCTTGTGCCAGGGATGACCGAGGAAGCGGTTGACCAGTTCGTCGATGGCGATCGGCTGGGTCAGCGGCGGCTGCCACAACCGGTAGGGCTCGAAGTTGATCTTGCGCAGCTGGTCGATGATCACCGTACCGACCTTGGGCGTGCGGATCGCCTCTTCTTCCTCGTCGGGCTCCTCGCCCACCGGTGCCAGCAGCTCGCCGTTGGTGAAACCGGCCGGCGGCTCCACGGTGGGACCGCCGACACTGACCTCCATGGGTGTGAACGAGTTGGTGAACAGCTGCGGGCGCACGTAGTCGATGTTGTGCACCAGCACCGGCGCTTCGTCGCCGTCGACGCTGGTCAGCCGGAAGTAGTCGCGCCACAGGAACTCGGCCTGGAATCGGATGATGTCCTCGAGGCTCTTGCGGAAGTAGCCCAGACCTGCCTGGGCGGGCAGGTTCACGGCGTTGGGCACACCGGCGGCCTGGGCGGCACCCGCGGTACGCGCCTTCAGCACCAGCCGGTAACCCATGTTCTCCATGAGCTTTTCCGCGCGACTCTCGATGGTCTGCGAGGCCATCATCAGGTGGATCCAGTAGGCACGTCCCTGCCGGCCGATCGAGTCGAGCACGTCGACCGCGGTCGGCATGATCCGGAACCACTCGTAGAACTCGTCGATGACCACCACGAGCATGGGCAGCGGCGCCATGTCCTGGCCGCGTGCCCGCATCCGGGCCCGCACCGAGTTGTA
The nucleotide sequence above comes from Mycobacterium kiyosense. Encoded proteins:
- the PPE22_2 gene encoding PPE family protein, encoding MFDFGALPPEINSGRMYSGPGSAPMIAAASAWDGVAAELSSAASGYNSVITELTSSPWLGPASQAMISAVVPYVGWLSAAAVQAEETGNQARAAAAAYDTAFTMTVPPPVIAANRVLLMTLVATNFFGQNTPAIAATEAQYIEMWAQDAAAMYEYAASSASATELASFVEPPNTTTPDAVPGQAAAVSQATATPAADAVQTTATQLVSSAAVPQALQQLAASPAAAIEPNFVWNTIQNFLTYGLPTPLNNYTGLTPANYTAVVRALQAYFGVGLAAFGTQIEQQLYNGLGTTAGASGAWYPTPQFAALGAGGWHFHPGAGLSASVASSGKIGGLSVPVSWTNNAGTAAGSGAKVVSANFTATPAEAGPAGAVNSGAGIPLGSRNAQRAGNMGVRYGFRYSVVTRPPSAG
- the cyp143_1 gene encoding putative cytochrome P450 143; amino-acid sequence: MTNPGYGQTSGFYLPRLEYSALPFTEDRGVGWKTLRDAGPVVFMNGYYYLTRREDVLAALRNPKVFSSTVLQPPGNPMPVLPLAFDPPQHTRYRKILQPYFSPYGLSKSRPVLVRHAVEMIDEIAARGGCEVMAEFARLYPFQVFLDLYGLPLQDRDRLIGWKDVIIGDKPNLTPAELAEGQVALFEYLQQAVLQRRQHPGSDLMSRVMTGPDAFSDLEVLGMTHLLILAGLDTVTAIIGFCLFELARRPALRAQLRDDPRQIRVFIEEIIRLEPPAPVAPRIVTEFVNVGGMTLPPGSQVRLCMAAVNRDGADAWSTDELVMDGKVHRHWGFGGGPHRCLGSHLARMELTVVIAEWLHRIPDFDLPSGYTPEINFPSKSFALKALPLRWA
- the pstS2_1 gene encoding phosphate-binding protein PstS 3 — its product is MAVALSPLVICGCGSDHKASAPSASSNAPAVGVDCGGRKALKASGSTAQVNAMTRFVKAYEQACSDKTLDYTANGSGAGIREFIGGQTDFAGSDSPLTPDEYNSARPRCGSDAWNLPVVFGPVAITYNVSGLTSLSLDGPTAAKIFNGTISQWNDPAIAALNPGVTLPAQRIHVVFRSDESGTSDNFQRYLDTASDGAWGKGAGKTFLGGVGEGAMGNDGTSAAVKRTEGAISYNEWSFAQAYQLGMAKIVTSAGPNPVAISADSVAKTIAAAGIVNKNNDLVLDTISFYRPSQPDSYPIVLATYEVVCSKYPDHEVAAAVKAFLQSTIGVGQNGLADHGYVPIPDAFKQRLSTAVNAIS
- the esxJ_2 gene encoding ESAT-6-like protein EsxJ, with translation MATRFMTDPHSMRAMAGRFETHAQTVEDEARRMMASSQNISGAGWSGLAEATSMDTMTQMNQAFRNIVNMLHGVRDGLIRDANNYEQQEQASQQILSS
- the esxN_2 gene encoding ESAT-6-like protein EsxN, producing the protein MTINYQFGDVDAHGALIRAQAANLEAEHQAIVRDVLAAGDFWGGAGSVACQEFITQLGRNFQVIYEQANAHGQKVQSAGSNMAQTDSAVGSSWA
- the espG5 gene encoding ESX-5 secretion-associated protein EspG5, which produces MDQQSTRTDITVNVDGFWMLQALLDIRHVAPELRCRPYVSTDNNDWLNEHPGMAVMREQGIVVGDEVNEHVAARMKVLAAPDLEVIALLSRGKLLYGIVEDENQPPGSRDIPDNEFRVVLARRAQHWVSAVRVGNDITVDDVVVSDSASIASLVLDGLESIHHADPAAINAVNVPLEEMLEATKSWQESGFNVFSGGDLRRMGISASTVAALGQALSDPAAEVAVYARQYRDDAKGPSASVLSLKDGSGGRIALYQQARTAGSGEAWLAICPATPQLVQVGVKTVLDTLPYGEWKSHSRV
- the PE18_2 gene encoding PE family protein is translated as MSYVTTQPEALSAAAGTLQGIGAAMSSQNAAAAAPTTGVVPAAADEVSALTAAQFAAHAQMYQAVSAQAQAIHELFVNTLGVSSGSYAATEAANAAAAG
- the PE19_2 gene encoding PE family protein, whose protein sequence is MSFVSTQPEALAAAAGNLQGIGTTMSAQNAAAAAPTTGVVPAAADEVSALTAAQFAAHAQMYQAVSAQAAAIHEMFVNTLTTSSGSYAATEAANAAAAG